A single region of the Salvia splendens isolate huo1 chromosome 18, SspV2, whole genome shotgun sequence genome encodes:
- the LOC121775851 gene encoding uncharacterized GPI-anchored protein At1g61900-like isoform X2 has product MVSPPLGGCSSAAYGIHESSGNFLGDSKSSALAERRADLLLPEISPNAAPQPFLPLLAPSPLTPFTNISIIPKLSGTCVLNFTALSNMMMVTSTDCMAAFAPVLANVVCCPQVEATLVILIGQSSKYTNSLALNGTLAAHCLSDFQQILVGQGANDSLSKICSIHSSNLTGGSCPVSDVSEFESTVETSNLLAACGKVDSVNECCQQVCQNAILDAARKLAEKAYSLLSLDGSHVLSDHTRINDCKSIVLRWLGSKLEPSRAKEVLRGISNCRINKVCPLKFPNMSRVIEGCGAGKSNQTACCSSVESYVSHLQRQSFVTNLQALNCAAALGVRLRKANITENVYSQCHISLKDFSLQVGVQESGCLLPSLPSDVVFDQSAGVSFLCDLNDNIPAPWPTTTQLPASSCNKTVKIPALPAVASGQRNFQRTFSNYVMSLVASVALLILM; this is encoded by the exons ATGGTCTCACCCCCTTTGGGTGGTTGTAGCAGCGCAGCATATG GTATACATGAATCATCTGGCAACTTTTTGGGTGATTCCAAAAGTTCTGCTCTGGCAGAAAGAAGGGCGGATTTACTTTTACCCGAAATTTCCCCAAATGCTGCTCCTCAGCCATTCCTTCCTCTTCTTGCTCCATCTCCATTAACACCATTCACAAATATTAGTATAATCCCCAAATTATCTG GAACTTGTGTGCTGAACTTTACGGCACTATCAAACATGATGATGGTGACATCAACCGATTGTATGGCTGCATTCGCACCAGTTTTGGCAAACGTAGTCTGCTGTCCTCAAGTGGAGGCTACATTAGTGATTCTCATTGGCCAATCTAGTAAATATACCAATTCGCTAGCTTTAAACGGAACACTTGCTGCACATTGCCTTTCAGATTTTCAACAGATTTTGGTGGGTCAGGGAGCCAACGATAGTTTATCCAAGATTTGCTCGATTCATTCATCAAATCTTACTGGAGGCTCTTGCCCAGTTAGCGATGTTTCCGAGTTTGAGAGCACAGTAGAAACATCTAACCTTCTAGCTGCCTGTGGGAAGGTTGATTCTGTGAATGAATGCTGCCAGCAAGTTTGTCAGAATGCTATTCTCGATGCTGCTAGGAAGCTAGCTGAAAAAGCTTACAGCCTTCTAAGCCTAGACGGTTCTCATGTTCTCTCTGATCATACTAGGATCAATGACTGCAAAAGTATTGTACTGCGATGGCTTGGAAGTAAACTCGAGCCTTCTCGTGCAAAAGAAGTTCTTCGAGGAATATCTAATTGCAGAATTAACAAAG TATGTCCTCTGAAATTTCCGAACATGAGCCGTGTCATAGAAGGGTGTGGTGCTGGAAAGAGTAATCAGACAGCTTGTTGCAGTTCAGTTGAGAGCTATGTCTCTCACCTGCAAAGGCAGAGCTTCGTCACAAACTTGCAAGCTTTAAATTGTGCTGCGGCACTTGGAGTAAGGTTACGGAAAGCAAACATTACCGAGAACGTCTACAGCCAATGTCATATTAGCCTCAAAGACTTCTCCCTCCAAG TTGGTGTTCAAG AATCCGGATGTCTTCTTCCCAGCTTGCCATCGGATGTAGTATTTGACCAGTCTGCAGGGGTCAGCTTTCTATGTGATTTGAATGATAACATTCCCGCTCCTTGGCCTACAACCACACAGTTGCCAGCTTCATCGTGCAACAAAA CCGTCAAAATTCCTGCCCTTCCTGCAGTGGCTTCTGGGCAAAGAA ACTTTCAGCGAACGTTCTCAAACTATGTAATGTCTTTGGTGGCCTCCGTTGCCCTCTTGATTCTGATGTAG
- the LOC121777211 gene encoding UPF0051 protein ABCI8, chloroplastic-like, whose amino-acid sequence MASLLTNGISPFSSQHVSKFPKSPLLHPIPKSPILRNPNSRTSLKIRADVGYEPKTTVDSPGKNSSSNDDDPLQKFLKRDYKWGFKQEIDSFTIPKGLSEETVRLISSRKNEPDWMLEFRLKSYEKFAKMKEPSWSDNQYPKINFQDICYYSEPKKKPTLNSLDEADPELVMYFEKLGIPLNERNRLANVAVDAVLDSVSIATTHRKTLEKSGVIFCSISEAIKEYPDLIREYLGRVVPADDNFYAALNAAVFSDGSFVYVPKNTKCPMQISTYFRINAMETGQFERTLIVAEEGSFVEYLEGCTAPSYDTNQLHAAVVELYCHAGAQIKYSTVQNWYAGDEDGKGGIFNFVTKRGLCAGSRSKISWTQVETGSAITWKYPSVVLEGDDSVGEFYSVALTNNCQQADTGTKMIHKGRNTRSRIISKGISAGRSRNCYRGLVQVMSGADNAKNSSQCDSMLIGDKAAANTYPYIQAKNPSARIEHEATTSKIGEDQLFYFQQRGIDYEKAMAAMISGFCRDVFNELPDEFGAEVNQLMSLKLEGSVG is encoded by the exons ATGGCGTCGCTTCTCACCAACGGGATCTCCCCCTTTTCGTCTCAGCACGTCTCCAAATTCCCAAAATCCCCTCTATTGCACCCAATCCCCAAATCCCCAATTCTCAGAAACCCTAATTccagaacttccttgaagattaGGGCCGATGTCGGATATGAGCCCAAGACCACCGTCGATTCTCCAGGTAAGAACTCATCATCCAACGACGATGACCCGCTTCAGAAATTCTTGAAAAGGGATTACAAGTGGGGTTTCAAGCAAGAAATTGATTCTTTCACAATCCCTAAGGGGCTTTCCGAGGAAACTGTTAGGTTAATTTCTTCTAGAAAAAATGAGCCCGATTGGATGTTGGAATTCAGGTTAAAGTCTTATGAGAAATTTGCTAAGATGAAGGAGCCCTCGTGGTCTGATAATCAGTACCCCAAAATCAATTTTCAAGATATTTGTTATTATTCGGAGCCGAAAAAGAAGCCAACTTTGAATAGTCTTGATGAGGCTGATCCTGAGCTAGTTATGTATTTTGAGAAGCTTGGGATTCCGTTGAATGAGAGGAATCGATTGGCTAATGTTGCAGTGGACGCTGTTCTAGATAGCGTTTCCATCGCGACTACTCATAGGAAGACTCTAGAGAAGTCCGGTGTTATCTTTTGCTCGATTTCAGAGGCTATTAAGGAGTATCCGGACTTGATTAGGGAGTATCTAGGTAGGGTGGTGCCGGCTGATGATAACTTCTATGCTGCTTTGAATGCGGCCGTGTTTAGTGATGGCTCCTTTGTGTATGTGCCCAAGAACACCAAGTGTCCGATGCAAATTTCGACGTATTTTAGGATAAACGCGATGGAGACGGGACAGTTTGAGAGAACCTTGATAGTTGCAGAGGAAGGGAGCTTCGTGGAGTATTTGGAGGGATGCACTGCTCCCTCTTATGACACGAATCAGTTGCACGCAGCTGTGGTGGAGCTGTACTGCCATGCTGGTGCCCAGATCAAGTACTCCACGGTTCAGAACTGGTATGCTGGCGATGAGGATGGGAAAGGAGGGATTTTTAATTTCGTTACCAAGAGGGGACTCTGTGCTGGTTCGAGATCAAAGATTTCGTGGACTCAGGTGGAGACGGGTTCTGCTATCACTTGGAAGTATCCCAGTGTGGTCTTGGAGGGTGATGATTCTGTTGGGGAGTTTTACTCTGTGGCGTTGACGAATAATTGTCAGCAGGCGGATACGGGTACTAAGATGATACACAAGGGGAGGAATACAAGGAGTAGGATTATTTCAAAAGGAATCTCTGCTGGGCGTTCGAGAAATTGCTACAGAGGCCTTGTGCAAGTAATGTCCGGTGCAGATAATGCAAAGAATTCGTCGCAGTGTGACTCTATGCTCATTGGTGACAAGGCTGCTGCCAACACTTATCCCTACATTCAG GCGAAAAACCCAAGTGCTCGCATTGAGCATGAAGCCACGACCTCCAAAATTGGCGAGGACCAGTTATTCTACTTCCAACAGAGAGGCATCGACTATGAGAAAGCTATGGCTGCCATGATCTCAGGTTTCTGCCGGGATGTGTTCAATGAGCTGCCGGATGAATTTGGAGCGGAGGTGAACCAGCTCATGAGCTTGAAACTCGAAGGATCGGTCGGTTAA
- the LOC121776006 gene encoding protein DETOXIFICATION 40-like isoform X1: MPQAVAHSSSSELQNVLINTDLAWSTRYKKATWIELKLLSKLAAPAVFMYLLNNSMSMSTRIFAGHLGNLQFAAACLGNQGIQLFAYGLLLGMGSAVETLCGQAYGARRYEMLGIYLQRATVVLTLFSLPLVAIYLLSRQLLVAIGEEKEVAELASVFVYGLIPQVLAYAVNFPMQKFLQAQSIVVPGAVISVATLAVHLVASWAAVWRMGTGLVGAALVLSMSWWIMVVAQVVYILKSQRCKDTWRGFRWEALTGVGEFVKLSIGSAVMLCLEAWYFQILVLVAGLLEDPQLSLDALSVCMSINGLLFTVAIGFNAAASVRVGNEIGAGNSKAAAFSVVVVNSVSLVVAVIEAFVVLSLRHVISYVFTGGEKVADAVSDLCPFLAVTLVLNGLQPVLSGVAVGCGWQAYVAYVNIGCYYVVGIPVGCILGFKFNLGVKGIWSGMIGGTMMQTLILLFVTIRTDWNKEVEKAKKRLDRWQDTIKEPLLVKE; encoded by the exons ATGCCGCAAGCCGTCGCTCACTCGAGCTCCTCGGAGCTCCAAAATGTCCTCATAAACACGGATTTAGCATGGTCGACGCGATACAAAAAGGCCACGTGGATCGAGCTCAAGCTCCTCTCCAAACTCGCCGCCCCCGCCGTCTTCATGTACCTCCTCAACAACTCCATGTCCATGTCCACCCGCATCTTCGCCGGCCACCTCGGCAACCTCCAATTCGCCGCCGCCTGCCTCGGCAACCAAGGCATCCAGCTCTTCGCCTACGGCCTCCTC CTCGGGATGGGGAGCGCCGTCGAGACCCTCTGCGGCCAGGCCTACGGCGCCAGGCGCTACGAGATGCTCGGAATCTACCTCCAGCGCGCCACGGTGGTGCTGACGCTCTTCAGCCTCCCGCTCGTGGCGATCTACCTTCTGTCGCGCCAGCTCCTGGTGGCGATCGGCGAGGAGAAGGAGGTCGCTGAGCTGGCGTCCGTGTTCGTGTATGGCCTCATCCCACAG GTGTTGGCGTACGCGGTGAATTTCCCGATGCAGAAGTTCCTGCAGGCGCAGAGCATCGTGGTGCCGGGGGCGGTTATATCGGTGGCGACGCTGGCGGTGCATCTGGTGGCGAGCTGGGCGGCGGTGTGGCGGATGGGGACGGGGCTGGTGGGGGCGGCGCTGGTGCTGAGCATGTCGTGGTGGATCATGGTTGTGGCGCAGGTGGTGTACATTTTGAAGAGCCAACGGTGTAAGGACACGTGGAGGGGGTTCAGGTGGGAGGCGCTGACGGGTGTCGGGGAGTTTGTGAAGCTGTCGATTGGATCCGCGGTGATGCTGTGCTTGGAGGCGTGGTATTTTCAG ATATTAGTCTTGGTTGCGGGACTGCTTGAGGATCCACAGCTCTCCTTGGATGCTCTTTCTGTGTG CATGTCAATAAATGGGCTACTATTCACGGTCGCAATCGGATTCAATGCCGCTGCCAG TGTGAGAGTGGGGAATGAGATCGGAGCAGGGAACAGCAAGGCTGCCGCGTTCTCGGTGGTTGTGGTTAATTCGGTGTCGCTGGTGGTGGCTGTGATCGAGGCCTTCGTGGTGCTGTCGctgcgccacgtcatcagttatGTGTTCACCGGAGGCGAAAAAGTGGCTGATGCGGTGTCGGATTTGTGTCCTTTCTTGGCAGTCACTCTAGTACTAAACGGCCTCCAACCGGTCTTGTCAG GAGTGGCGGTGGGGTGTGGATGGCAAGCATATGTGGCATATGTGAATATAGGATGCTACTATGTGGTGGGAATTCCGGTTGGATGCATTCTTGGGTTCAAATTCAATCTTGGTGTTAAG GGCATATGGTCGGGCATGATCGGAGGGACGATGATGCAAACTTTGATCTTATTATTTGTCACAATTCGTACAGATTGGAATAAAGAG GTGGAGAAAGCCAAGAAACGATTGGACAGGTGGCAAGATACTATTAAAGAGCCACTGCTAGTTAAGGAATAA
- the LOC121775851 gene encoding uncharacterized GPI-anchored protein At1g61900-like isoform X1, with protein sequence MRGHPVRSLHICGSILLLVVLCIHESSGNFLGDSKSSALAERRADLLLPEISPNAAPQPFLPLLAPSPLTPFTNISIIPKLSGTCVLNFTALSNMMMVTSTDCMAAFAPVLANVVCCPQVEATLVILIGQSSKYTNSLALNGTLAAHCLSDFQQILVGQGANDSLSKICSIHSSNLTGGSCPVSDVSEFESTVETSNLLAACGKVDSVNECCQQVCQNAILDAARKLAEKAYSLLSLDGSHVLSDHTRINDCKSIVLRWLGSKLEPSRAKEVLRGISNCRINKVCPLKFPNMSRVIEGCGAGKSNQTACCSSVESYVSHLQRQSFVTNLQALNCAAALGVRLRKANITENVYSQCHISLKDFSLQVGVQESGCLLPSLPSDVVFDQSAGVSFLCDLNDNIPAPWPTTTQLPASSCNKTVKIPALPAVASGQRNFQRTFSNYVMSLVASVALLILM encoded by the exons ATGAGGGGACATCCAGTTCGGAGTTTGCACATTTGTGGTTCAATTCTGCTTCTGGTGGTTTTGT GTATACATGAATCATCTGGCAACTTTTTGGGTGATTCCAAAAGTTCTGCTCTGGCAGAAAGAAGGGCGGATTTACTTTTACCCGAAATTTCCCCAAATGCTGCTCCTCAGCCATTCCTTCCTCTTCTTGCTCCATCTCCATTAACACCATTCACAAATATTAGTATAATCCCCAAATTATCTG GAACTTGTGTGCTGAACTTTACGGCACTATCAAACATGATGATGGTGACATCAACCGATTGTATGGCTGCATTCGCACCAGTTTTGGCAAACGTAGTCTGCTGTCCTCAAGTGGAGGCTACATTAGTGATTCTCATTGGCCAATCTAGTAAATATACCAATTCGCTAGCTTTAAACGGAACACTTGCTGCACATTGCCTTTCAGATTTTCAACAGATTTTGGTGGGTCAGGGAGCCAACGATAGTTTATCCAAGATTTGCTCGATTCATTCATCAAATCTTACTGGAGGCTCTTGCCCAGTTAGCGATGTTTCCGAGTTTGAGAGCACAGTAGAAACATCTAACCTTCTAGCTGCCTGTGGGAAGGTTGATTCTGTGAATGAATGCTGCCAGCAAGTTTGTCAGAATGCTATTCTCGATGCTGCTAGGAAGCTAGCTGAAAAAGCTTACAGCCTTCTAAGCCTAGACGGTTCTCATGTTCTCTCTGATCATACTAGGATCAATGACTGCAAAAGTATTGTACTGCGATGGCTTGGAAGTAAACTCGAGCCTTCTCGTGCAAAAGAAGTTCTTCGAGGAATATCTAATTGCAGAATTAACAAAG TATGTCCTCTGAAATTTCCGAACATGAGCCGTGTCATAGAAGGGTGTGGTGCTGGAAAGAGTAATCAGACAGCTTGTTGCAGTTCAGTTGAGAGCTATGTCTCTCACCTGCAAAGGCAGAGCTTCGTCACAAACTTGCAAGCTTTAAATTGTGCTGCGGCACTTGGAGTAAGGTTACGGAAAGCAAACATTACCGAGAACGTCTACAGCCAATGTCATATTAGCCTCAAAGACTTCTCCCTCCAAG TTGGTGTTCAAG AATCCGGATGTCTTCTTCCCAGCTTGCCATCGGATGTAGTATTTGACCAGTCTGCAGGGGTCAGCTTTCTATGTGATTTGAATGATAACATTCCCGCTCCTTGGCCTACAACCACACAGTTGCCAGCTTCATCGTGCAACAAAA CCGTCAAAATTCCTGCCCTTCCTGCAGTGGCTTCTGGGCAAAGAA ACTTTCAGCGAACGTTCTCAAACTATGTAATGTCTTTGGTGGCCTCCGTTGCCCTCTTGATTCTGATGTAG
- the LOC121776006 gene encoding protein DETOXIFICATION 40-like isoform X2 — protein sequence MPQAVAHSSSSELQNVLINTDLAWSTRYKKATWIELKLLSKLAAPAVFMYLLNNSMSMSTRIFAGHLGNLQFAAACLGNQGIQLFAYGLLLGMGSAVETLCGQAYGARRYEMLGIYLQRATVVLTLFSLPLVAIYLLSRQLLVAIGEEKEVAELASVFVYGLIPQVLAYAVNFPMQKFLQAQSIVVPGAVISVATLAVHLVASWAAVWRMGTGLVGAALVLSMSWWIMVVAQVVYILKSQRCKDTWRGFRWEALTGVGEFVKLSIGSAVMLCLEAWYFQILVLVAGLLEDPQLSLDALSVCVRVGNEIGAGNSKAAAFSVVVVNSVSLVVAVIEAFVVLSLRHVISYVFTGGEKVADAVSDLCPFLAVTLVLNGLQPVLSGVAVGCGWQAYVAYVNIGCYYVVGIPVGCILGFKFNLGVKGIWSGMIGGTMMQTLILLFVTIRTDWNKEVEKAKKRLDRWQDTIKEPLLVKE from the exons ATGCCGCAAGCCGTCGCTCACTCGAGCTCCTCGGAGCTCCAAAATGTCCTCATAAACACGGATTTAGCATGGTCGACGCGATACAAAAAGGCCACGTGGATCGAGCTCAAGCTCCTCTCCAAACTCGCCGCCCCCGCCGTCTTCATGTACCTCCTCAACAACTCCATGTCCATGTCCACCCGCATCTTCGCCGGCCACCTCGGCAACCTCCAATTCGCCGCCGCCTGCCTCGGCAACCAAGGCATCCAGCTCTTCGCCTACGGCCTCCTC CTCGGGATGGGGAGCGCCGTCGAGACCCTCTGCGGCCAGGCCTACGGCGCCAGGCGCTACGAGATGCTCGGAATCTACCTCCAGCGCGCCACGGTGGTGCTGACGCTCTTCAGCCTCCCGCTCGTGGCGATCTACCTTCTGTCGCGCCAGCTCCTGGTGGCGATCGGCGAGGAGAAGGAGGTCGCTGAGCTGGCGTCCGTGTTCGTGTATGGCCTCATCCCACAG GTGTTGGCGTACGCGGTGAATTTCCCGATGCAGAAGTTCCTGCAGGCGCAGAGCATCGTGGTGCCGGGGGCGGTTATATCGGTGGCGACGCTGGCGGTGCATCTGGTGGCGAGCTGGGCGGCGGTGTGGCGGATGGGGACGGGGCTGGTGGGGGCGGCGCTGGTGCTGAGCATGTCGTGGTGGATCATGGTTGTGGCGCAGGTGGTGTACATTTTGAAGAGCCAACGGTGTAAGGACACGTGGAGGGGGTTCAGGTGGGAGGCGCTGACGGGTGTCGGGGAGTTTGTGAAGCTGTCGATTGGATCCGCGGTGATGCTGTGCTTGGAGGCGTGGTATTTTCAG ATATTAGTCTTGGTTGCGGGACTGCTTGAGGATCCACAGCTCTCCTTGGATGCTCTTTCTGTGTG TGTGAGAGTGGGGAATGAGATCGGAGCAGGGAACAGCAAGGCTGCCGCGTTCTCGGTGGTTGTGGTTAATTCGGTGTCGCTGGTGGTGGCTGTGATCGAGGCCTTCGTGGTGCTGTCGctgcgccacgtcatcagttatGTGTTCACCGGAGGCGAAAAAGTGGCTGATGCGGTGTCGGATTTGTGTCCTTTCTTGGCAGTCACTCTAGTACTAAACGGCCTCCAACCGGTCTTGTCAG GAGTGGCGGTGGGGTGTGGATGGCAAGCATATGTGGCATATGTGAATATAGGATGCTACTATGTGGTGGGAATTCCGGTTGGATGCATTCTTGGGTTCAAATTCAATCTTGGTGTTAAG GGCATATGGTCGGGCATGATCGGAGGGACGATGATGCAAACTTTGATCTTATTATTTGTCACAATTCGTACAGATTGGAATAAAGAG GTGGAGAAAGCCAAGAAACGATTGGACAGGTGGCAAGATACTATTAAAGAGCCACTGCTAGTTAAGGAATAA